The nucleotide window GGAAAAGAAGAAGACGAGAGCTAAAGCTAAAAGGAAAACTAGAAAAAAGTGAAGCAGTATGGAGATAGTAATACCTCAAAAGATTTATGGGGATAGAAGTGGGTTTAATAAGCTTGATAAGAAATTAAAAGCCCTTTTAGGGGACTTGGAAGTTAAGTGGAAGATTTCGATTACGAAGAAACAGTGGGTTAAAATAAGCCTTGAAGGGGAAGATTCAGAAGTTTCCGCTAATTTAATTAGGGAAGAGTTTGGAGAGATTCCGTATTCTCTTTCTAACATTAAAGAGGGAGACGTCTTCATCGGCAGGTTAATAGACCTCGGTAAAGTAGGTTATGGAGCCTATGTCGATATCGGAATTTTAAAACCCAGGCCTAAGGACGCTCTAATTCCGCTTTACTGGCTTAAAAGAACATTTGGAGAAAAGCCTGTGAGGCAAATGATAAGGGAATTCGGATGGATAGATTACCTCCCAGTCCAAGTTTACGTTAACAAAGTAGAAAAGCTCGCCCAGGAGATAGAAGTATACTTAACTGAAAAATGGGTCAAGAAGATAAAGGGATGGACAAGTGATAGATACGATAAGCTCTTCATCGTTGGGACTATTAGTGAAAACATCGAGAGGGCCCTCGTCGAAACCGGACATAGCAGGGACGTGAGGAGAATCGAAGAATTAGGACTAATGGAGACGATGCTTATCTTAAAGAGGGGAACTCATGCCCCTGGGATAATAAAGGAGATAGGTCCTTACATAAAGCCCGCGAAAATTGGTGCTATAAAGTTTCCTCGTGAGGAAGAGAAGTAATTAGTCTGACGCTAACCGTTGAAAGTAGGAAGGAAAATTCTACCTCGTGTTCACCTATAAAGGGAGTCATGAGAAGGAGCAATATAAAGAGCATGAGCGTCTGCTTTTTCTTTAGAATCTCCTTCTTCTCCCGGAAGATAGAATAGAGGATCAAGATTACGGGAATCAAAGAGACTTCATAAATTTGAAACACAGGAAGATAGAAATTTGGAAAACTAATCATTCCATAGTCATAGAGAACAGCGATACCCACGGAGGTTATGGCTATATAGAGGTACGTGAGGGCACTCCTTGGAATTGCAAGTAGATAAGAGACAGGAATTAGCATCGCTACAGGGGTTAAAATCTGAAGGACGACCGTGCCCAAAGATATTATCACGAGCCATAGCCCTTTTAAGATGACATTCCTGGGCTTGGGGGATATCAAAAGGAAGAGCAACAGTTCCAAGAGAAATAATCTCAACACTTCCTCTTCATTAAGTAGGCTTCTTATATAAGGAGAAACCATGAACAGGCCAAGAGACACTATGCCAAGCTCTCTAACTGGTCTAGGAATTAGGAGGAAGAACATGGGAATTAAAAGCAGAAGGTAGTACTTTGATATATCTAAGAAGGCAAAGACTAATGCCATAATCAATATATAAGTCGCATCATTCGATGTAAGGGCAATCGCGATCATCAGTAAGGTAGATACTATCGCGATTATATATGGGGGAATCAAAATCAACACCTCAGATGTAGCCTGGTCCAGCGCGGCCCCATCGCTTCGGGCGCCCCCGGCCTGAGCCGCGCAATAATAATTTGAAGAAGAGGACTAAAAAACTTAACTAATACACAAGTTTAACATTCACCTGAACTATCTCCGGACTTATAGTATTACCTCTAACTGTCTTCTTCCTTCTCTCTCCCTTCTCCTTAGGCCTAAATCCTGGTCCCTTGGATAGCAGTATCCTGACCCTCCTAGGCCCATGTATGTCTGGCCTCATTGGGAAGCCATCCTTGTCAGTTCCTCCCCTTATCTCCATCTTAACGTCCTCTGGAAACTCCTTACCAAATAGTTCATTTAGGTTTATTCCAAGCTCCTTTACTGGTATCTGGTCACCTATTCTCTTTCCTATCAATTTCTCAGCTTCTGGACCCGTTATCTCTATTTGTTTCGCGATACCTGTTTTTGGATCTGAAATGACCAACTTAAATGTCGCCATTTCCTCCCACCTCCGCTCTCATCAGCGGGATTCATCGGGGTTCCCCTTGTCCAAATCATGAAAATTTAAATAATTTAAAAACCTTGAGGTCTATTGATTTCCGTTAAATTGGAGGTGATAAGGTGAGTAGGAGTTTTATGATTATTCTCACGATCATGCTGATAGCCCTCTCACTTGGAGAGGTTCTTGCAGCTGAGAATGGTTACGATTTAATCATAGTTAGGAACGATGATCTAATAGATTATTTGATAGCACTCCCCTACTCTCATCTCCTAGATATTCCAATATTACCAGTTAATCCTAAAGAGTTAGATGATGTGACAAAGGCTCAGCTGTACTCTTACATCCAGCTAGGAAGGGATAAAATTTTGATAATTGGAAATAATAATGCCGTGAGCCTGAACGTTGAAAAGGAACTTGAAGACATGGGGTTTAAAGTTACGAGAATAGGGGGAGCGGATAGAACGGAAACTGCAGAAAAACTTGCACTCCACTTCTACCCAAACGGGAGCAAGCTTGTCATACTCGCGAGCGCCTGGGATTATGGCTCTACTTTAGCTGCATCCGAATTCGCCATGGAATATAAGTGCCCAATACTATTAACGTGGGAAAACCAACTTTCTCCCAGCGCGCTTGAAGGCATAAAAAAACTGAACCCAAAGATCGTTATCCTAGTTGGTTTTGGCATTAACGAGACCGTTGAAAAGACCATTGAAGATATGGGATATGAAACGTACTGGATTGGAAGGGACATAGAGCCACCACCAATAGAAACCACGACCACGACAACTCCTAATCAGACCTCTAGCTCGAAATCTTTCTTCCTTGGCGTTCTGGTTACCCTGATGATTTTGAGCCCCGTGATTGTATACCTATGGAAAAAGAGGGAGGAAAGGAGATCCCAGTTCCTGGAGCAATTCAGTGAAAAGGAGATAGAAGTTCTAAGGGCAATAATAGAAAATGGAGGAGAGATAAAGCAGGAAGAGCTACCCAAGATAGTCGGCTACTCTAGGCCGACAATAAGCAGAATTATTCAAGATTTGGAGAAGAAAGGGATAGTTGAAAGAGAGAAGAGTGGAAAAACGTTTATAGTTAGGGTTATAAAGAAGATAAAGCTCGATTAGCCCGAAATAAGCCATATTCCAAGGACAACCATGACCAAACTTAGGAATATCTTCCAATTGGGGGGCTCCTTAAGGAAGAGGATTGCCAAGCTCGTTGAGATAATTGGATTAACAGCAGTTATAGGGGTGGCAATTTGGGAGCCAAGGATCGAGACAGATTTAACGAATGCATATTGACCAAGAACTAGGCCAAGAAAGCCCGCGCTGGAAATTATCGCAACCTCTTTAAGCGTCGCACTCTTGACCTCTCCAATTATTCTCCAAGAGACCAAGGAAACGCCTATTGCAGCATATATTATTCTGAGCCCGGCCAACGTTAGTGAGGATACATCCTTGGAGAGCCAATCCATGATGGTTATCGCAATGCTCCAAGATATCGGCGTTATGAACGCGTAGACCATTCCCTTTAAGCTTACATGTTCCTCGGTTTCAACTTTACTGACTAGGATTATTGCAAGGACTATTAGGGTAGCACCAGAGATTATCCTAATGGTAACCTCTCTACCCAGAAATAGAAAGGCCCATAGGATAGTCCAGAGCGGATAAGTTGATGTTATTGGAACGGTCCTTGAAACTCCGAGTAACTTGAGAGCTGAGAAGTAGAAGTAGTCTCCGATAACGAAGCCGAACTGAGCCGAGGTAAAAGCCAGTATATGGTACTCAATCGGCATCCTAGATATCTCTGAATAGTTTCCTCCAAGGTAAAATATGATGAGATAAGCGAGAGATGACATGTAAAGTCTTATTAAATTAGCCGAGATGGGAGTCTTTCCCCTAAGCCCAACCTTTATTAAAACCGACGCCGTTCCCCAGCAGAATGCCGATGTCAACGCTAGCAAAATTCCCAGGAGCATGTTCGCTTGTAAGCCAGTCAATTTAAAAGCTTAACGTTTCGATGAATTATTTAACGAACGAAGGATTATTAAGGAAACAGTAGCAAAATCCTAAGGGAGGTTTTTAGGATGGCCAGGATCATCTCAATAGTCTCAGGGAAAGGTGGAACTGGAAAAACAACGGTTACAGCAAACCTATCAGTGGCACTTGGTGAGATGGGGAAGAAGGTGCTTGCAGTAGATGGGGACTTAACGATGGCAAACCTAAGCCTCGTTCTAGGTGTGGACGATGTGGACGTGACCTTGCACGACGTTTTAGCGGGGGAGGCAAAACTCCAAGATGCAATCTACATGACCCAGTTCGACAACGTTTACGTTCTTCCTGGGGCCGTTGACTGGGAGCATGTTATGAAGGCAGACCCAAGGAAGTTGCCTGAAGTGATAAAGTCCCTAAAGGGGGATTACGACTTCATTCTGATTGACTGTCCAGCTGGGTTGCAACTAGATGCCATGAGCGCGATGTTAAGTGGAGAGGAAGCTTTGCTGGTTACGAATCCAGAGATCTCATGTCTAACCGATACAATGAAGGTTGGAATAGTCCTAAGGAAAGCCGGGCTTGCAATATTAGGGTTTATACTTAATAGGTACGGTAGAACGGAAAACGATATACCTCCAGATGCCGCCCAGGATGTCATGGACGTTCCACTTCTAGCCGTAATTCCGGAGGACCCGGCAATTAGAGAGGGAACCCTTGAAGGCATTCCAGCAGTTAAGTACAAGCCGGAGAGCGAAGGAGCCAAAGCCTTCGTTAAGCTAGCCCAGGAAGTTGAAAAGCTCGCAGGTATAAAGGCCAAGGTCATGTACTAATTTTGAAATCCCTTTTAACTTTCAAAACTCTTTTAAATTTCAAATACTTGATTAGGCCCCGTAGCGAGGAGATTCTTGGGGTGAGAGCAATGATAGTCGTGTTTGTTGGAACGGCTGGGAGCGGGAAGACGACGCTAACGGGAGAGTTTGGGAGGTACCTTGAAGACAACTACAAGGTGGCCTACGTTAACTTAGATACTGGAGTCAAGGAGCTACCTTACGAGCCGAGCATAGATGTGAGGGAATTCGTCACGGTCGAGGAGATAATGAGAGAAGGCTACGGACCAAACGGGGCTATAGTTGAAAGTTACGACAGGCTAATGGAGAAGTTCAACGAGTACCTCAATAAAATTCTAAGGCTCGAGAAGGAAAACGATTACGTTCTAATAGACACCCCTGGCCAAATGGAAACCTTCCTCTTCCACGAATTTGGGGTAAGGCTAATGGAGAACCTCCCATACCCCTTAGTAGTTTACATTTCCGACCCTGAGATACTCAAGAAACCAAACGATTACTGCTTCGTTAGGTTCTTCGCCCTCCTAATAGACCTAAGACTTGGAGCAACGACCATTCCAGCCTTAAACAAGGTAGATCTACTTAGCGAGGAGGAGAAGGAGAGGCATAGGAAGTACTTTGAGGACATAGACTACCTAACGGCAAGGTTAAAGTTGGATCCCTCAATGCAGGGGTTGATGGCGTACAAGATGTGCTCCATGATGACGGAGGTTCTTCCACCGGTTAGGGTTCTCTACTTGTCCGCAAAGACGAGGGAAGGATTTGAAGACCTTGAAACCCTTGCATACGAGCACTACTGCACGTGCGGTGACCTGACTTAAAGGTTTTTAACGAGCCCTACCTATTCTATTCCTGCCCGGTGAGATGGTCATGTTCACTGGCAAGGCCATAATCCCCGTGAGAGTGCTAAAACCATTTGGGAACTGGAAGGAGGGTGATATGATACTGCTCGAGGATTGGAAGGCGAAAGAGCTTTGGGAGATGGGGATAGTTGAGATAATAGATGAAACCGATAGCGTAATCGGCGAGATTGATAGGATACTTAACGAGGAGAGGAAGAACGCCCCTTTATCAGCAATTCCCGAGGGGCTCTATGAGAAGGCCGAATTCTATATCTATTACCTGGAGAGGTACGTTAAAACGGGAGGGGAAGGAAACATAGATGTCGTTCACACGAAGCTGATGAAGCTGAAGAACTTGAAGAAGAAGTACAGATTGCTGAAGGAGATAAGGTTCAACAAGATCCTAGAGACAGTGAAGTTGAGACCTAATAGGATGGAGATACTTTCCAGGTTGGCACCCCAGGAGAGGAGGATATACCTCGAGATATCCAGGATAAGGAACGAGTGGATGGGTGAAGAGAATGGATAGAGAGGAGATCATCGAGAGATTCCTGAGATTCCTTAGGGAGTACGCTGAGGAGGGTGAGGAGCCCCTATATATAGGTAAAATAAAGGATTTGCTCGCTATAACTCCTAAGAGATCAATAGCGATAAACTGGATGCATCTCAACTCTTTCGACCCCGAATTAGCAGAAGAAGTGCTTGAGAATCCAGAGGAGTGCATACTAGCGGCCGAAGATGCAATACAGATAATCTTAAAGGAGGATATAATGAGGGAAGACGTCCCCAGGATTCACGCTAGGTTCTACAACCTCCCAAAAACACTTATGGTCAAGGAAATCGGGGCGGAACACATAAATAAGCTAATCCAAGTCGAGGGGGTAGTAACAAGAGTTACCGAGATAAAACCGTTCGTCTCTTCAGCCGTCTTCGTATGTAAGGATTGCGGACATGAGATGGTGGTTCAGCAGAAGCCCTACGAGGGGTTCGTGGCTGTTAAGAAGTGTGAGAAATGCGGAAGCAAGAAC belongs to Pyrococcus abyssi GE5 and includes:
- a CDS encoding DUF2110 family protein gives rise to the protein MEIVIPQKIYGDRSGFNKLDKKLKALLGDLEVKWKISITKKQWVKISLEGEDSEVSANLIREEFGEIPYSLSNIKEGDVFIGRLIDLGKVGYGAYVDIGILKPRPKDALIPLYWLKRTFGEKPVRQMIREFGWIDYLPVQVYVNKVEKLAQEIEVYLTEKWVKKIKGWTSDRYDKLFIVGTISENIERALVETGHSRDVRRIEELGLMETMLILKRGTHAPGIIKEIGPYIKPAKIGAIKFPREEEK
- a CDS encoding 30S ribosomal protein S6e yields the protein MATFKLVISDPKTGIAKQIEITGPEAEKLIGKRIGDQIPVKELGINLNELFGKEFPEDVKMEIRGGTDKDGFPMRPDIHGPRRVRILLSKGPGFRPKEKGERRKKTVRGNTISPEIVQVNVKLVY
- a CDS encoding cell wall-binding repeat-containing protein, which encodes MLIALSLGEVLAAENGYDLIIVRNDDLIDYLIALPYSHLLDIPILPVNPKELDDVTKAQLYSYIQLGRDKILIIGNNNAVSLNVEKELEDMGFKVTRIGGADRTETAEKLALHFYPNGSKLVILASAWDYGSTLAASEFAMEYKCPILLTWENQLSPSALEGIKKLNPKIVILVGFGINETVEKTIEDMGYETYWIGRDIEPPPIETTTTTTPNQTSSSKSFFLGVLVTLMILSPVIVYLWKKREERRSQFLEQFSEKEIEVLRAIIENGGEIKQEELPKIVGYSRPTISRIIQDLEKKGIVEREKSGKTFIVRVIKKIKLD
- a CDS encoding DMT family transporter, which encodes MLLGILLALTSAFCWGTASVLIKVGLRGKTPISANLIRLYMSSLAYLIIFYLGGNYSEISRMPIEYHILAFTSAQFGFVIGDYFYFSALKLLGVSRTVPITSTYPLWTILWAFLFLGREVTIRIISGATLIVLAIILVSKVETEEHVSLKGMVYAFITPISWSIAITIMDWLSKDVSSLTLAGLRIIYAAIGVSLVSWRIIGEVKSATLKEVAIISSAGFLGLVLGQYAFVKSVSILGSQIATPITAVNPIISTSLAILFLKEPPNWKIFLSLVMVVLGIWLISG
- the minD gene encoding septum site-determining protein MinD, whose protein sequence is MARIISIVSGKGGTGKTTVTANLSVALGEMGKKVLAVDGDLTMANLSLVLGVDDVDVTLHDVLAGEAKLQDAIYMTQFDNVYVLPGAVDWEHVMKADPRKLPEVIKSLKGDYDFILIDCPAGLQLDAMSAMLSGEEALLVTNPEISCLTDTMKVGIVLRKAGLAILGFILNRYGRTENDIPPDAAQDVMDVPLLAVIPEDPAIREGTLEGIPAVKYKPESEGAKAFVKLAQEVEKLAGIKAKVMY
- a CDS encoding ATP/GTP-binding protein, which codes for MIVVFVGTAGSGKTTLTGEFGRYLEDNYKVAYVNLDTGVKELPYEPSIDVREFVTVEEIMREGYGPNGAIVESYDRLMEKFNEYLNKILRLEKENDYVLIDTPGQMETFLFHEFGVRLMENLPYPLVVYISDPEILKKPNDYCFVRFFALLIDLRLGATTIPALNKVDLLSEEEKERHRKYFEDIDYLTARLKLDPSMQGLMAYKMCSMMTEVLPPVRVLYLSAKTREGFEDLETLAYEHYCTCGDLT
- a CDS encoding Gins 23 protein; the protein is MFTGKAIIPVRVLKPFGNWKEGDMILLEDWKAKELWEMGIVEIIDETDSVIGEIDRILNEERKNAPLSAIPEGLYEKAEFYIYYLERYVKTGGEGNIDVVHTKLMKLKNLKKKYRLLKEIRFNKILETVKLRPNRMEILSRLAPQERRIYLEISRIRNEWMGEENG